One Streptomyces sp. NBC_00102 DNA segment encodes these proteins:
- a CDS encoding ATP-binding protein, with product MNPTARDPEQYGGHDAERNGEVPARRRPSRDALPNELVPQAGAKVRVVRLISGDLRITVNPVDGSEAEPCPPGVRPETPVRRTAEERAARERAAEPPVPPGPPAPQLPLLERQEERGRLVRLLTRGRSARLSGPAGSGRTALLEAVAAECAELAPDGVVRLSGHRRTAPDLLYALYETVYDATLYRPEREELLGALSGIGAVVVVDDLEFDGAALDELLEATPECAFLFGTTPDVAADAELDEVTLAGLSRAAATDLLGRVAGRPLTDEESNWSGDLWFESEGLPLRFVQAGALLRQRDQLREIPDDFDEYGAFEERPAGAPPVPLVPVLDDEVPLPSIGEAAAPALLLASRLSEAAREALRFAVALGGEVPHQAHLPALIGHTHADAALGELAGVGLLSPAGSRYRLAAGVQLQLELGGYAEGAEDRARTVADHYAWWVKHPSVSPARAVAEADAVLAAMAALLPGGSPEAAPAVVRLARSAGPAFAAALHWGAWERALRVGQEASRLGGEVAEEAYFHHELGILALCSGHLDRARAELEASIGLRGALADRSGAVAGRRALALVTDRSGALLPGAMSAGTPAESAAGARGDGAATEVLPALTPLPALPRQTLVVDELVPVTRAVPVPGKGGRSAGVKALGRTVVDGARRNLVAVGAGALLVAVLGTVVTLGAAAGSEETGNRSVTPGHSAEEGDEESTVPSEGTPAEDDGAGGGSAPTGSASVQPGPSGTPAPDATGTPSPGSSSGTAQSPAPGTTSPTATDSGSTATKPPAGGSSSSTSSPTGSASTSPDPTPTGDDSEPPTPTPTGTSTGEPTEGGDGGAGGGESGGGEASASASGTAEASPWGSPGTATATPDGA from the coding sequence ATGAACCCGACAGCACGGGACCCTGAGCAGTACGGCGGTCACGACGCCGAGCGGAACGGCGAGGTGCCCGCCCGGCGCCGGCCGTCCCGCGACGCCCTGCCGAACGAACTCGTACCGCAGGCGGGGGCCAAGGTCCGCGTCGTGCGACTCATATCCGGCGACCTCCGGATCACGGTCAACCCCGTGGACGGCAGCGAGGCCGAACCCTGCCCGCCCGGAGTGCGGCCCGAGACGCCGGTCCGGCGGACCGCGGAGGAGCGCGCGGCCCGCGAGCGTGCGGCGGAACCCCCCGTACCGCCGGGCCCGCCCGCCCCGCAACTTCCGCTGCTGGAACGTCAGGAAGAGCGCGGACGGCTCGTACGCCTGCTCACCAGGGGCCGTTCGGCCCGGCTCAGCGGCCCGGCCGGCTCCGGTCGCACCGCCTTGCTGGAGGCCGTCGCGGCGGAGTGCGCCGAACTCGCGCCCGACGGTGTCGTCCGGCTCTCCGGCCACCGGCGCACCGCCCCCGACCTGCTGTACGCGCTCTACGAGACCGTGTACGACGCCACGCTGTACCGCCCCGAGCGCGAGGAACTGCTGGGCGCGCTCTCCGGGATCGGCGCGGTCGTCGTCGTGGACGACCTGGAGTTCGACGGCGCCGCCCTGGACGAACTCCTCGAAGCCACGCCGGAGTGCGCCTTCCTCTTCGGGACCACCCCCGACGTGGCCGCGGACGCCGAACTCGACGAGGTCACCCTCGCCGGACTGAGCCGCGCCGCCGCGACCGACCTGCTGGGCCGGGTGGCCGGACGGCCGCTCACCGACGAGGAGTCGAACTGGTCGGGCGACCTCTGGTTCGAGTCCGAGGGGCTCCCGCTGAGGTTCGTCCAGGCGGGCGCCCTGCTGCGCCAGCGCGACCAGCTCCGGGAGATCCCGGACGACTTCGACGAGTACGGCGCGTTCGAGGAGCGTCCCGCGGGCGCCCCGCCCGTCCCCCTCGTTCCGGTCCTGGACGACGAGGTGCCGCTGCCCAGTATCGGCGAGGCTGCCGCGCCCGCCCTGCTGCTGGCCTCCCGGCTCAGCGAGGCCGCCCGGGAAGCCCTGCGGTTCGCCGTCGCGCTCGGCGGCGAGGTGCCGCACCAGGCCCACCTCCCGGCGCTGATCGGGCACACCCACGCCGACGCCGCGCTCGGCGAACTCGCCGGCGTCGGGCTCCTCTCGCCGGCCGGATCCCGCTACCGGCTCGCCGCCGGGGTCCAGCTCCAGCTGGAGCTGGGCGGCTACGCCGAGGGCGCCGAGGACCGCGCCCGTACCGTCGCCGACCACTACGCCTGGTGGGTCAAGCACCCCTCGGTCAGCCCCGCGCGCGCGGTCGCCGAAGCCGACGCCGTACTCGCGGCGATGGCGGCCCTGCTCCCCGGCGGTAGCCCGGAGGCGGCCCCGGCCGTCGTCCGGCTCGCCCGGAGCGCGGGCCCCGCCTTCGCCGCCGCCCTGCACTGGGGAGCCTGGGAGAGGGCGCTGCGGGTCGGCCAGGAGGCGTCCCGGCTGGGCGGCGAGGTGGCCGAAGAAGCCTATTTCCACCACGAGTTGGGCATCCTCGCGCTCTGTTCCGGGCACCTGGACCGGGCGCGGGCGGAGCTGGAGGCGTCGATCGGCCTGCGCGGCGCGCTCGCCGACCGGTCCGGTGCCGTGGCCGGCCGCCGTGCGCTCGCCCTGGTCACCGACCGGTCCGGCGCGCTGCTGCCCGGGGCGATGTCGGCCGGGACCCCGGCGGAATCCGCCGCGGGCGCCCGCGGCGACGGCGCCGCGACCGAAGTCCTGCCGGCCCTGACCCCGTTGCCCGCCCTGCCGCGGCAGACGCTGGTGGTGGACGAGCTGGTGCCGGTGACCCGGGCGGTACCGGTACCGGGCAAGGGCGGGCGCTCCGCCGGCGTGAAGGCCCTGGGCCGGACCGTCGTCGACGGGGCCCGGCGCAACCTGGTGGCCGTGGGCGCGGGAGCGCTGCTGGTCGCGGTGCTCGGTACCGTCGTGACGCTCGGCGCCGCCGCGGGCAGCGAGGAGACGGGCAACCGGAGCGTCACCCCCGGCCACTCCGCCGAGGAGGGCGACGAGGAGAGCACGGTCCCGTCCGAGGGCACCCCGGCCGAGGACGACGGCGCGGGCGGCGGCTCCGCACCGACCGGCAGCGCCTCCGTCCAGCCCGGCCCGTCCGGCACGCCCGCCCCGGACGCCACCGGCACACCCTCTCCCGGCAGCAGCAGCGGCACGGCGCAGAGCCCGGCCCCGGGCACCACCTCGCCCACCGCGACGGACAGCGGCAGCACGGCGACGAAGCCGCCGGCCGGCGGCTCCTCCTCGTCCACGTCCTCACCCACGGGCTCCGCGAGCACCAGCCCGGACCCCACGCCCACCGGGGACGACAGCGAGCCCCCCACGCCGACGCCCACGGGCACGTCCACCGGCGAGCCGACCGAGGGCGGAGACGGCGGAGCCGGAGGCGGCGAGAGCGGCGGGGGAGAAGCCTCGGCCAGTGCCTCGGGAACAGCCGAGGCGAGCCCCTGGGGAAGCCCCGGTACCGCGACGGCCACACCGGACGGAGCCTGA